A part of Carettochelys insculpta isolate YL-2023 chromosome 1, ASM3395843v1, whole genome shotgun sequence genomic DNA contains:
- the LOC142001949 gene encoding olfactory receptor 52M1-like, producing MSHSNTTVFTNPSTFILLGIPGLEVAHVWISVPFCTMYTIALFGNFAILFIVKMEPSLHGPMYYFLCMLAVTDLVLSTTTLPKMLSIFWFSSREIDFSACLTQLYFIYCYVVMESGIFVAMAFDRYVAICDPLRHSTTLTNPMVAKIGLVAALRGSILVMPYPILARQRPYCRTNIIPHTYCEHMAVVKLACTDISISSYYGLFVLLSVHGLDVIFIAISYAQILRAIFSLPTKDARLKTFGTCSSHFCAILAFYIPMIFTSLIHRFGKNVPLHFHILTANIYLLVPPMLNPIIYGVRTKQIRGRLLWLFTHKRD from the coding sequence ATGTCACATTCCAACACAACTGTCTTCACCAACCCCTCCACTTTCATCCTGCTGGGGATTCCTGGCCTTGAGGTGGCACATGTATGGATCTCTGTTCCCTTCTGCACCATGTATACCATAGCCCTCTTTGGGAACTTTGCCATCCTGTTCATTGTGAAGATGGAGCCGAGCCTCCATgggcccatgtactatttcctctgcatgctggctgtcactgacttggtcctgtctacgacCACACTCCccaaaatgctgagcatcttctggttcagTTCCAGGGAGATTGATTtcagtgcctgcctcacccagctgtACTTCATTTACTGCTACGTAGTAATGGAGTCTGGGatctttgtggccatggcttttgatcgctatgtggccatctgtgatcccctgagacattccaccactCTGACAAACCCTATGGTGGCAAAGATTGGTCTGGTCGCAGCTCTGCGTGGCAGCATCCTCGTAATGCCCTATCCCATCCTGGCAAGGCAGCggccatattgcagaaccaacatcatccccCACACATACTGTGAACACATGGCTGTGGTGAAGTTGGCCTGCACGGACATCAGCATCAGTAGTTACTATGGGCTATTTGTGTTACTCTCTGTACATGGCCTGGATGTGATTTTTATTGCCATTTCCTATGCCCAGATCCTTAGGGCTATTTTCAGCCTCCCCACAAAGGATGCCCGGCTCAAGACTTTTGGGACCTGTAGCTCCCACTTCTGTGCCATCTTAGCCTTTTACATCCCAATGATCTTCACCTCCCTCATTCACCGCTTTGGCAAAAATGTGCCTCTGCATTTCCACATTCTCACTGCCAACATTTACCTGCTAGTGCCCCccatgctaaaccccatcatctacgGGGTGAGGACAAAGCAAATCCGGGGCAGGCTGCTCTGGCTGTTTACTCATAAAAGAGACTAA
- the LOC142001956 gene encoding olfactory receptor 52R1-like → MQSTLFCLRAEHLLLYPMLDSNTTDFANPSTFILLGIPGLESAHVWISIPFCTMYVIAILGNFTILFIVKVEQRLHEPMYYFLCMLAISDLVLSTSTLPKTLSIFWSNSREINFNACLTQLFFIHCFLAIESGIVVAMAFDRYVAICDPLRHSTILTKEVVAKIGLAMMLRGSVLALPYPFLARQWPYCRTNIIPHSFCEHIAVVKLACADISISSYYGLFVAFLVIGLDVLFITMSYTQILRAIFRLPTKDARLKTFGTCTSHLCVVLAFYVPALFSFLSHRFGKNVPLQFHILVANLYLLVPPMLNPIIYGMKTKQIQDRLLQYFIYMN, encoded by the coding sequence ATGCAATCTACACTGTTTTGCCTCAGAGCTGAACACCTGCTTCTCTACCCTATGTTAGATTCCAACACAACAGACTTCGCCAACCCCTCCACTTTCATtctgctgggcattcctggcctggagtCAGCTCacgtctggatctccatccccttctgcaccatgtATGTCATAGCCATCTTGGGGAACTTCACCATCCTGTTCATCGTGAAAGTAGAGCAGAggctccatgagcccatgtactatttcctctgcatgctggccatTAGCGACCTGGTCTTGTCTACATCCACACTGCCCAAAACACTGAGCATCTTCTGGTCCAATTCCAGGGAGATCAATTTCAATGCCTGCCTGACCCAGCTGTTCTTCATTCACTGCTTCTTAGCAATAGAATCTGGGATTGTcgtggccatggcttttgatcgctatgtggccatctgtgatcccttgagacattccaccatcctCACAAAAGAGGTGGTTGCAAAAATCGGCCTGGCCATGATGCTGCGTGGAAGCGTACTTGCACTGCCCTACCCCTTCTTGGCAAGGCAGTGGCCATActgcagaaccaacatcatcccccactccttctgcGAGCACATAGCGgtggtgaagctggcctgtgcTGATATCAGTATCAGTAGTTACTACGGCCTCTTTGTAGCATTCCTGGTGATTGGCCTGGATGTCCTTTTTATCACCATGTCCTATAcccagatcctcagggccatcttcCGTCTCCCCACAAAGGACGCCCGGCTCAAGACTTTCGGGACTTGCACCTCCCACCTCTGTGTCGTTTTAGCCTTTTACGTCCCagctctcttctccttcctctcaCACCGGTTTGGCAAAAATGTGCCCCTGCAGTTCCACATTCTAGTTGCCAACCTGTATCTCCTGGTGCCCCCTatgctaaaccccatcatctatgggaTGAAGACCAAACAGATCCAGGACAGGCTGCTCCAGTACTTTATTTACATGAACTGA